A single Xiphias gladius isolate SHS-SW01 ecotype Sanya breed wild chromosome 22, ASM1685928v1, whole genome shotgun sequence DNA region contains:
- the mtx1a gene encoding metaxin-1a → MAAPDELFCWEGDWGLPSVSTNCLVVLAYAQFAGAPLKLRKISNPWRSPGGSLPALRTNQKETLSRPSDIIIHLRKQKYNADYDLSAKEGADSLAFISLMEEKLMPALIYAFWIEPKNYVDVTRHWYAEHMPFPLNFFLPGRMQRQQLEKLRLLRGDECLEAGEELEKELYHDAAECMNLLSQRLGSNKFFFGDSPSSLDAYVFGHLAPVLKSKLPNGKLQQHLKSLDNLTNFCTNILLLYFPRDGRESSSQKTSSQPEGGDFDHVPNKRRKQFLSALVAMGAMLSYALLTGMVSIQQVQQGALEEPPDLETIGSHDHEEEGDG, encoded by the exons GCCTACGCTCAGTTTGCAGGAGCTCCTCTCAAACTTCGCAAGATCTCCAACCCCTGGAGGAGTCCCGGCG GTTCTCTTCCTGCTCTGAGGACCAACCAGAAGGAAACTCTGTCCAGACCCTCTGACATCATCATCCACCTCAGAAAGCAG aagTACAACGCTGACTATGATCTGTCAGCCAAGGAAGGAGCCGACAGCCTGGCCTTCATCTCTCTGATGGAGGAGAAACTCATGCCTGCTCtg ATCTACGCATTCTGGATTGAACCGAAGAACTACGTGGACGTGACTCGCCACTGGTACGCCGAGCACATGCCGTTCCCTCTGAACTTCTTCCTGCCTGGACGAATGCAACGCCAACAGCTGGAAAAACTGCGACTGCTGCGTGGAGACGAGTGCCTGGAGGCCGGAGAGGAGCTAGAGAAGGAG ttgtacCATGATGCTGCAGAGTGTATGAACCTGCTGTCCCAACGACTCGGCTCAAACAAGTTCTTCTTTGGAGACTC GCCTTCGTCTCTGGACGCCTATGTGTTTGGTCACTTGGCGCCCGTTCTGAAGTCCAAACTGCCCAACGGGAAACTGCAGCAGCATCTGAAGTCCCTCGACAACCTAACCAACTTCTGCACCAACATCCTGTTGCTCTACTTCCCCAGAGACGGCCGAG aaagCTCCAGTCAGAAGACATCCTCTCAGCCTGAAGGCGGAGACTTCGACCACGTCCCCAACAAGCGGAGGAAGCAGTTCCTGTCCGCTCTGGTGGCTATGGGCGCTATGCTGAGCTACGCCCTCCTGACCGGAATGGTGTCCATCCAGCAAGTCCAGCAGGGGGCGCTGGAGGAGCCGCCGGACCTGGAGACCATCGGATCCCACGACCACGAGGAAGAAGGAGACGGCTGA